AAGGCGAGTATCCCCACCAGATCGCCGGCGAAGGATCAGTGGACTTCCCGGCCGGCTTCCGCATCCTGCATGACGCGGGATATGACGGCTGGCTATCCAGCGAGTACAACGGCACCCAGGGGCTCGAAGGGCTGAAGCGATCGCTGGAGTACCTGCGCAGCACCTGGGCCGAGGTGGCCACGAGCTCCTCCACATAGGGGGTATCCCATGCAACCCATCGTTCAGGTCTCCCTGGATGTGACGTCCATCGAGGAGGCCCTACATCTGGCCGAGATCGCGGTGCGCGCCGGGGTGGACTGGCTGGAGGCGGGCACGCCGCTGATCCTGGCCGAGGGCCTCCACGCCGTGCGGGCGCTCAAGCAGCGCTTCCCGGACAAGCCCCTGGTGGCCGATCTGAAGACCATGGACGGCGGCTACCTGGAGGCGGAGATGATGGCCAAGGCCGGCGCCGATATGGTCGTGGTGATGGGCGTGGCCACGCCGGCCACCGTGCGCGCCGTCGTGCGCGCCGCGCGGGATTACGGCATCCGGGTCATGGGCGACATCATGGGCGCGCCGGACAAGGTCGCCTGCGCCCGTTTCCTGGAATCACAGGGGGTGGATTACATCATCGTCCACACCGGCTACGACGAACGACATGAGGATCCCTCCCTCTCGCCGCTGGATGATCTGCCGGCGATCGTGGAGGCGGTGAACATCCCCGTGCAGGCAGTGGGCGGCCTCACCCTGGACCAGATCGTGCAACTGCCGAAGATGGGCGCGCCCCTGGTGGTCGTCGGGGCACC
The DNA window shown above is from Chloroflexota bacterium and carries:
- a CDS encoding D-arabino 3-hexulose 6-phosphate aldehyde lyase; the encoded protein is MQPIVQVSLDVTSIEEALHLAEIAVRAGVDWLEAGTPLILAEGLHAVRALKQRFPDKPLVADLKTMDGGYLEAEMMAKAGADMVVVMGVATPATVRAVVRAARDYGIRVMGDIMGAPDKVACARFLESQGVDYIIVHTGYDERHEDPSLSPLDDLPAIVEAVNIPVQAVGGLTLDQIVQLPKMGAPLVVVGAPLAIADEAFRAADEDAALEAVLRDVVRKVRAAAQ